TCAGCAGGCCAGAGTGAGTCGGGCGGAAGGGGACATGGCAACGATGAAAACAATCATCGAGTCATATGCCGCCGAATACGGACAGGGGTATTATCCGAAGACAGGAACGCCCGGTACGTATTCGTCAAGCACGGTAATGGGACCGGGTATGGACATTTCGGTTGTGCTTCAATCTGGTGGTGTTCAGTGGACAGGTGCTTCTGGTGGCATAACCGACCCGTGGAATGATCCGTATGAGTACATTCCTTACACGGATGGTAACGGCAATGTTATTGGTTGGAGCATACAGTCAGCGGGACAAACAAAGAAGAGTGGTTCGAATACTGCCTTGTATGAATCTGATATTTATTCGCCGACGTTAGGGACCGTGCCCACTACACTGACCGGCTCCGGGGGGACGGCGGGAGCCGGCGAAACATCAAACGGCGCGACCATGCCATAATGATCAAATATCTTGGAGTGATTTGTTTACATGATCAAACAATTAAAAAAACTTTTGCAAAATCAAAAAGGCTTCACCCTGGTTGAGCTGATTGTAGTGGTGGTTATTCTGGCCATCTTGGCTGCAGTCATGATACCAAAGCTCCTGCCATATACGCAGCAGGCCAGGGTGAGTCGGGCGGAAGGGGACATGGGTACAATGCGCTCCGTCATCGAAGCATATTGCGTGTCGAACGGCCAGGGACACTACCCGACCACGGGCAGCCCAACCGATGGCGGCACCGGCGCACCGACGAACCCCACATCCGTAACCCAGCTCGGTCCCGGCGCGGACATTGCGATGGTGATGCAGACCGGCGGCGTGCAGTGGACAAACGATTCCGGCGGCATAACCGACCCGTGGGGCGATGCCTACGTCTACACACCCTTTACGGATGCTGCCGGCAACGTTATCGGCTACAGCATGGTTTCGGCCGGCCCGGACAAAACAGCTGGTGGTACGGATGATATTTTCGTATCCAGCAACTATTCCCCACAGCAGGGTAGTACTCCGGCAAATATTGCCGACGGCACGGCCGGCACAACGGAAAAGTCCAACCAGTAAACACAAGGCTCTCCATTAAAGGAGGGCCTTTTTTTTGAAACCCAAAAGGAAGGTGTTGCTATTGCTTTATACCGTAACCGGATACATCGACTCTGAGACGAGGGATATCACCGTACAGGCGTACAACGAAACTGAAGCCGTCAACCAGGTTAAACGGAAATTTGGTGAAGACCGGATCATGATCCTGCGGGTTAATCCTGCGTCCAGTCCCGCATTAACGTTTTTACAGTTTAAGCAGAAAGTCAACAGCCGGGAACTGGAATTTTTCTGCCGTCAAATGCATGCGCTCATAGCGGCCGGGGTAACCATGCTGGAATCGCTAAACGCCATAGCTGACCAAACGGACAAGAAGTTTTTCAAAAGCGCTCTTCTCGATATAGCTGACAATATTCGTGACGGCCTATCGCTGTCCGGCGCGTTTCAAAAGCATTCCAACATCTTCCCGCCGGTTTTCTGCAGTATGGTGGCGGCTGCCGAAGAGACGGGCGCTTTGGATGATGCGATGAACGACTTGGCCGAACACTTTGCCGGGGAAGCACGGTTCTGGGGGCGCATGCGCCAGGCGACGGCGTACCCGGCGATTGTCACCGGGCTGTCAATGCTGGAAGTGCTGGTGCTGTTCACCTTCGTTGTACCCAAATTCGCCGACTTCTTAACCAGTGAAAACGTTCCCCTTCCCGCCAGCACTCGGTTGCTGCTTTTTCTGTCGGCGAGGTTCAACCTCATCCTGCCGGCGGCGATCGCTTGTTTCTTTATTTTCGCATTAATCTTTAAAAAAATGTGGCAGGACGAAAAGTTCAGGTACTATATGGAACAGGTTTTCGTGCGTATACCGGTAATTGGCCGTCTAATGACCAGGGCGGCGGCGGCTCGCGTTTGCCGTACTCTGAGTCTGATGATCCGCGTTGGCGTCCCGGTAACAAGTGCGCTTGCCGTCACCGCCAGAGTATCGGGTTTCACATCTTTCAAAAGAGAAATCCAGATGGCCCAGGAGGGTGTCAGAGAAGGCCAGCGTCTCTGTGACGCGTTGAAAAAGTCCAGGTGGCTTCCATCGATAAGCCTGAAGATGATTGCGGTGGGTGAGAACTCCGGCCGGCTGGACAAAATGCTCAACCACGCCGCCGCTCTGTTTGAGGTGGAAATGGAAATGATGATGCAGAAGATACCAACCATTGCCGAAGCCTCCTTGATCATTGTCGTCGGGGGGATAGTTCTGTTCATTCTGATCGCCGTGTACACTCCGATATTTTCTATTTACCAGGCTATTCACTGAAAGGGGCATATTTTGAAATGGCCGTATACAAACAGATGGCCCTGCTGGGCGAACTATTGATTAAAAAGGGACTGGCTAAAAAAGAAGACGTCGTAAAAGCTTTGGAAGAGCAGAAGAAATCCGGAGAAAAACTGGGAGCTATTCTG
This genomic interval from Pelotomaculum schinkii contains the following:
- a CDS encoding prepilin-type N-terminal cleavage/methylation domain-containing protein; this translates as MFWRLANLFRRTYKNQLGFTLVELIVVVVILAILAAVMIPKLLPYTQQARVSRAEGDMATMKTIIESYAAEYGQGYYPKTGTPGTYSSSTVMGPGMDISVVLQSGGVQWTGASGGITDPWNDPYEYIPYTDGNGNVIGWSIQSAGQTKKSGSNTALYESDIYSPTLGTVPTTLTGSGGTAGAGETSNGATMP
- a CDS encoding prepilin-type N-terminal cleavage/methylation domain-containing protein, whose product is MIKQLKKLLQNQKGFTLVELIVVVVILAILAAVMIPKLLPYTQQARVSRAEGDMGTMRSVIEAYCVSNGQGHYPTTGSPTDGGTGAPTNPTSVTQLGPGADIAMVMQTGGVQWTNDSGGITDPWGDAYVYTPFTDAAGNVIGYSMVSAGPDKTAGGTDDIFVSSNYSPQQGSTPANIADGTAGTTEKSNQ
- a CDS encoding type II secretion system F family protein, with the translated sequence MKPKRKVLLLLYTVTGYIDSETRDITVQAYNETEAVNQVKRKFGEDRIMILRVNPASSPALTFLQFKQKVNSRELEFFCRQMHALIAAGVTMLESLNAIADQTDKKFFKSALLDIADNIRDGLSLSGAFQKHSNIFPPVFCSMVAAAEETGALDDAMNDLAEHFAGEARFWGRMRQATAYPAIVTGLSMLEVLVLFTFVVPKFADFLTSENVPLPASTRLLLFLSARFNLILPAAIACFFIFALIFKKMWQDEKFRYYMEQVFVRIPVIGRLMTRAAAARVCRTLSLMIRVGVPVTSALAVTARVSGFTSFKREIQMAQEGVREGQRLCDALKKSRWLPSISLKMIAVGENSGRLDKMLNHAAALFEVEMEMMMQKIPTIAEASLIIVVGGIVLFILIAVYTPIFSIYQAIH